The region GGCCCTGTGGTGGTTTGGAAAGACCTGGACAACTGTCATCTAAATGGAATTAACAGAGAGCAATTCTCATCCTCAGGTGTGTTTGGGTGAAGTGAAAATTTGCTTTATCTCCCCCTGTGTAGTGACTTCTACAGATCCGAACACCAGCCCAAACAGCTGCTGGAGTCTCCATCTTCCAAGTCCTGGTATCTTCCAGGACTCCTCAAAAAGCCCCAGAATCAACTGCAGCCTTGAAGACCATTTTGAGTATAGATTATGAGTGGCTTTGGGTAAATTGCTTAACCACCTTCATTTCCCAACCCCCATGCTAATTGGGATACTCATGCCTACTTTGCTGGGATGCTGCATGAACTACCTGGTATTTGGGAAGCCCTTAAAGACACTTAATTAGCATGTAAATATGAAATGCAGTCTTCTTTTTACGTGAGAGCTACAGGAATTCAGAACTGACcacattttcttttgattttcctACAACTGCATAAAATCACCTATGTAAGTGGCAGAGAAATATGATTCAACATATTCACATGAGTATTTCCAAAACAGTTGTTGCTTTTACTTGAGCAAGTTATTTTAAACGTTAAAGGCAAGAATATTTTGCCCAACTGCCTTAAGAAGGTTGTTTTATTCCACATTTCTGTTTTCAATAAATCTCTCAGGACAAAAATATCCCCTGCAGCATATATATGGAAAGGACAAAAAGGCGTTAAATCctaagagagggagagggggggaaaaaagagataaaTAGTTTACTTCTATTATCTTTACCATATGTTCTATTCAAACTGGATACACATAAACAGCATGTAATCTTCAAGCTCAGCTTTAAACTCTTTGAAGTGACCTGACCATACTACTGATTTATTTCAAACTAACCTTTCTCTTTGAACCCTAGGTCAAGGTTAATTCTATAATAAAACATACCTTATACAGCTGGCTTTTCCAGTGTTGCTAGCAAGTAACGAACCCCTCAGTCATAAGCATTTGTTTTACTGAGTGTAGTATTGTATTTCTATTTTCCCTTCCCTATATTAATTTCCTTCACAGACCCtagttaaggagaaaaaaaatctcttttccgGTCCATGAGATCAATTTTAAACACACTGGAATTAAATGAAGACATTTAAGCCACATTTCTATGCTGAAATGCATCCACCGACACCAGAAACTATTTTTATTACCATATATGTTAAATAATCAGATCTGCAGTTTCATAAGAAGCTGTATGGCTACATTATTCAAACTCTTCCACTGCCAATGACCCTTTCAGAACCTTCTACAAAACCATTTTTGCACTGAACCATAGCAAACCACTAAGGATAGTTTTTatatctagaaaaataaaattgaaaagggAAATACATTTTAAGGGCACTTCTCAAAACAAATACAGCTCCATGGAAGTGCTCCCAGCCAGTCTTGCCTGCCTATAGATAACGCAAGAGAAAGCACTTTGGGTAGCAGAAGTGCATGAGCTAGCTTGGCCATGGGAGATGCAGTAGTTAAGCGATGCAGAGGCGCATGCCGTGTTGTTCAAAGATCGGCTGATCAGGTTTTTTTGGAGGACTGGAAAGATGCATTGCGAATCTCAGCCTTCGCCCTGCTGCACACACTTGCAGCACTTAATTAAAAAGCAGCAATGCATAAGCTAAAACAGCTATTGTAATGTATTGCATCTGACTGCAAAGCCTTGCCAACACCATGCCTGTCAGAGCTGTTGTGAGGATTAGACGAGACTGGCCAGGTTTGCGGCTTCCAGTGTTGCTCATGCTGGAAGACCCTACCTGGTGTTGCTAACAACAGGGGAGAACTGTGCTTCTCTAAAGCTGCCAGCTAACTGGCTTCACCATTTTGGTGTAACTACAAGCAAAGGACTCCTTGTCTATTCCACTTCCATCTCCCACAATTTTAAAAGTAAACCCCTAActctgggagaaaagagaaaaatctaaaagGAGACTGACCCTAACAGTCACACTGATAACTTTAACAGAAAGGCAGCGGCCTTTCACTAATGCTGATCCTGACATACCCTCACACATTTTGCAGGCCTGAGTCTACAGCGGGTTGGTGTCCTGCACCACTGGCACACAAAGAGGCATCTCCCTTAAAACTGGCACCAAAAGCTTTCACTGCTTCAGTCTCTGGTTTAGCAGCTGCTTTGTAAAACACGTGTTTTAGTTCAGTGTTAGATGAATTTAACCAGACAGCACTCTGGCTCAGCTCCAATGCAGCAAACTTGTTATCTCATCAATACCTACCATTGCCTAAATCAGCTGAGCTTGCCATAATGGAGCCACCATCTATTTGAGATCCCAAAGGCACACATCAGTTTGGGATCAACGCGCTCAGAATATTCATTAACTGTTATGATGCCAGTCATGTTTTAGATCTATTTTGGGAGAGTTTCTTCACGCCAGGACAAGTCAACAAAACGTCTTTGCTTTGAGAAACTCTcttaaaataatataaagaagGGGTGGCATGGTGAGCCTAGCACCTCCAAAACTTGTGGCTCCAAGGAAAACCCTTCCCCTCTAGCTTGGGGGTTGGCATGTCACCAGGCTGGCCTTCACTTCTAGCTGCTCCACAGGGACTGCTGCCCTTCCCCACTCCTTAATCACTCACCAGGAAGCCCAGGTCCCCATAGCAAATTCCCAGCTGGCAGTGCCACGTGGCCTGCCCAGGGAATCACAATCTGCCCCAAAATCACAGCCCTGGGGATACCTAAGATAAAAGATACAGCATGCTGCCTGTCACGTAAGACATCCTCAACAGGAGACAAACACACCTTTTGTTAAATGATGTGTTTTTGTTCTTCCCAGGGATATCAGGAGCAGCACCTTCTTGCTCTTCTGTAGAGCAGTGTGGGAAACAAGTGTTTGCTGTTGAGACGTGCAGAGAATTTGTGACCGGCTCAGACAACTCCCATTCGAACCAACTCGTCGCACCCCCTTGAGAGGTGCTACTTGATACACATGGTAAGACTTAATACGCCCAACACCACTTATCATTACACCTATCACACCCCTCACCACTTACGACACTCCTCTCCGTGACTTATTACTCCTCTGGCACTTATTGCTCCTTCACCACTTATTACAAGCTATCGATATCTATCCCTACTAAGAGCAAAACTGCTCCCAGAGCGAAAGCTATAGACACCAGGTGAGAGCAACTGGAATCCATGCCTATCGACAGGGATCAGTATCGACAGGGCTGCAAATTGATAGGCATGGATGCCTCGCCATATCGAGAGCTATCTGCGGCGGGGGGTGCCGATGCCTCACCGACGGCAAAACCCATCCCAGAGCGAAATCTATAGATGCCAGCTGATATCGAGAGGGGTCGATACCGATCCACAGGGATCGATGGCTCTAGATCTCATTCCCTGGTGACAGGTATGCATACTCATACTCATCCGGGCCTCCCGATATTGAGAATGGTCAATGTTTATAGTCGCTGGTGCGTACTGAGGGCAAAAGCGGTCCAAGAACGAGAACTCTAGATGCCTGTCGACATTGAGAATAACGCACACCTATTAGCTGAGACTGTTAGTGATGGTTATCCACGACTGTCGATATCTAATCATACGCATCCTATCGACAGGTAAAGAAACAGATAGGCCTCGATCTGGCTCCAGGTGGAGAGGAACTGACGCGAATCGATGCGCATTGATTTCTATAGATGTCGTTGCCTAGCCAGACAACGATGCTTATCAAGGCCCCTCCAAACCGAGCACAGTCAATGttcacaggctctgctgcccaccAAGAGCAAAACCGCTCCCGGAGCGAAAGCTACAGATGCCAGGCGAGAGCAAGTGGAATCCACGCCGATCGATAGGGATCGATATCGATACCATTTTTTGCCGCTTATCAGGGCACTGTCCCACTTATGCCCCCCCGCCACTTATTACTCCCCACTGCCAATTACTACGCCTCCCCGTCTATCTCACCCCTCGCCACCTATCGCTCTCCTCTCCGCCACTTACTACAACCTATCAATAGCGATCCCTACAGAAAGGTGTGGATCTCAGGCGAAGGCGCCATCTTCCCCCCCAATTCCCTCTCCCGCTCCCTTCCTCAGGGGAAGGCGCCATCTTCCCCCCCAATTCCCTCTCCCGCTCCCCTCCTCAGGGGAAGGCGCCATCTTCCCCCCAATTCCCTCTCCCACTTCCCTTCTCAGGGGAAGGCGCCATCTTCCCCCCCAATTCCCTCTCCCGCTCCCTTCCTCAGGGGAAGGCGCCATCTTCCCCCCCAATTCCCTCTCCCGCTCCCTTCCTCAGGGGAAGGCGCCATCTTCCCCCCCAATTCCCTCTCCCGCTCCCCTCCTCAGGGGAAGGCGCCATCTTCCCCCCCAATTCCCTCTCCCGCTCCCTTCCTCAGGGGAAGGCACCATCTTCCCCCCAAACCCCTCTCCCGTTCCCTTCCTCAGGGGAAGGCACCATCTTCCCCCCAAACCCCTCTCCCGTTCCCTTCCTCAGGGGAAGGTGTCATCTTCccccccagttccccctcccgctcccctcctCAGGGGAAGGCGCCATCTTCCCCCCCaattccctctcctgctcccttcctcaGGGGAAGGCACCATCTTCCCCCCCaattccctctcctgctcccttcctcaGGGGAAGGCACCATCTTCCCCCCCaattccctctcctgctcccttcctcaGGGGAAGGCACCATCTTCCCCCCCaattccctctcctgctcccttcctcaGGGGAAGGCACCATCTTCCCCCaattccctctcctgctcccttcctcaGGGGAAGGCGCCATCTTCCCCCGGGGCCCCTCTCCCGCTCCCTTCCTCAGGGGAAGGCGCCATCTTCCCCCCCAATTCCCTCTCCCACTCCCTTCCTCAGGGGAAGGCGCCATCTTCCCCCCAAGCCCCTCTACTGCTCCCTTCCCCAGGGGAAGGCACCATCTTCCCCCTCCAAACCCCTTTCCCACTCCCTTCCTCAGGGGAAGGCACCATCTTCCCCCCCCAATtccccctcccgctcccctcctCAGGGGAAGGCACCATCttccccccccaaacccctttcCCACTCCCTTGCTCAGGGGAAGGCACCATCTTCCCCCAATTCCCTctcccgctcccctccccagggGAAGGCGCCATCTTCCCCACAAGCCCCTCTCCCAGGGTACTGCCGAGCGGAAGGCGCCATCTTCCCCCGcggcccctctcctccctgtCTGCGGCGAAGAGACACGACCCTCCCGCCCCGAGGCGCCgcctgcgcggggcggccgggcgggcggaggcggccgcccaggggaggagcggggcggagcggcggcgccaggccgcggcccgcggcggcgaggCGGAAGAGGAGACACCGCTtgggcgggcccggccgcccgccgcgctgtGGGGAGCGGCCCGGctgccggcagcgcccgccgcccccgccgggcatggccccccccggccccgccgaggcggccgcccgcgtgcgggaggcggcggggagggacCCCCTGGCCGCCGACCTGCGCTGCAGCCTCTTCGCCGCCGCGCTGCAGAGCTACAAGCGCGACTCGGCGCTGAGGCCCTTCCCGGGCCGCTACGCCAGCGGCGACAGCAAGGACTTCGAGGCGCTGGTGAGTGTGACCGTGCCCCAGCCCCGCACCCGCCGCCCGGCGCCTCCGTGTCCGTGAAGGGCCGCAGCGCAGCGAGCCCCGGGCCTGGGGACAAGGACGGCGGCGGTGCTGCTTTTCTAATACTCCGCACCGCCGCGCAGCTTAAAACCTGCTTTGCGGGGTTGGAGCCGGAGCAGGAGTGAGGAGAACAACGGCGTGAAGCTGCTGGGCGAATGGGCAAGTTCAGGCCACATTTGCCTGGGACTAGTTGGGGGGAGGTGAGATTGCCTCTCCGGGGGGGTAAGTGAAATTTCGGTGTCACAAGTCAAGCTCAGTAAATTGCTTATCCATTTAAGGAACCCAGGTTTTAAAGTAAATTTGGGATTCTAGCTAATAAACTCATACCTGGAAACTCCCAAATCCGGTATGGAGATGGGAAGCGTTGTAGGAGGGGGCTTGGCCTGCCTGTAATTAAAAGCAACTGGAGGGTCTGTATTTTAAGTGGCCTGAACGGCTGTTGTGGTTATCCCCCTTCGGACACTGCCTGGCTTTTCTTCTTCCAGGAGCTCCTCTGATCCTTCTTACGTGTACCTTACAGATGCTCGTgataaatacagatattttattACTTCTCTGGCGTTTGTTCTGAGAACATGTGGCAGACTTTCCCACAAAGTCAATGCAAACATTTATATCtcaaaacaaactgtttttcagGTTAGAGGCTATTAGGGTGAAATACTGTTTTACTTTCACTAGAGGTCTCTGTTTAATCGTaatgaaaagaaggaaattgTACTAAAAGCCTTTCCTGTTAGCTTGCAGATACAAATGCTTTACCAAGCCTTAAAGAACTTCTCGAATCTGTTCCAAACACAGAGAAAAGGACCTGGGATTTGTTTAGCTGGATTTTGTCATCTAAGATCTTGGTGATACAAAGTACTAAGAAGCAGGAGGTAAGTTTTAAATTCTGAAAGTCTTGATTAGAAGTTGCCTTTCAAGGCAAACTTGCATTTCAGAGAATGCCAGAAGTTAGTTGGTTATTCTAAGAGTTTGAAGTTCAGTGTGAATGCATGTTTTTCCTGTGtacagagaatttttttcatatatagtTTTTCAGAAAGCTGGTTAGAAGAAATAGTTATCACTGCCAGTAGTTAATGATTGGCAATAACTGTAATTGGTTACTCTCATTAACATGGTATGTACATACTTGTACTAGACCAAGGAGTCCAACCAACTTCAGGTATTGTGGAGCTAGTTCCTGCTTCTTACTCAGATAAAACTGTACTTAAGCTGCCAGCCTGCTACTTGGGAGACCAATATTCACTTCTCTATTTTTTACAGCCTTCCTGTGCGACTTTGGACAagtttgctttacttttttatACATGCAATAACAAATGCATACTGCCCCACAGAAATGGAGAGGGCAGGTTGTGAGCCACTGAGGTACTTCCGTAAAAGAGACCAAAATAGTTGCGGAGATAAGTAGCAAGATAAAAATACCttctattttcacattttttcctcttccaagaTCAGCTGATGATGTATCATCTTAGTAGTCAAACCGGGATGCTAAAATTGTGATACCCTCCTTACATCACCCATTAAATTTCGAGTCgcgctcttttttttcccttgggagAGGAACCATGATTTAACTTTGACAGAGAAGCAGTTTGCTATAGTAGAGGATGGTAAGAAACTGTCAGAATTCTCACAGTACACTTATTCCTTCTGAACTGTGATGAAGAGGGCATTAACAAAATGTGTTAAACAATTTGGAAGACTAAGGGACAGTAAGGAGAATTTCCAGAGAGTAATCTAACTCCCTAAACCAACACGAGTATTCCTTCCTGTTTGCAAGTACGAGAAGATCCAAGAACTCACTGGGATGTCTGGTGCTGCTGTTCCTGCTCCGGACTTCCTGTTTGAGGTAGTGTATTGTGAGCAAATGGACACCAAGTTTGCCGAGACCCGGGGAGAACGGGACCTCATCTATGCATTCCACGGGAGCCGCCTCGAGAACTTCCATTCCATCCTGCACAACGGCCTGCACTGCCATTTGAACAAGGTGAGGCTTTTGGCATTTCTTGTTGCTCTCTTGAAGCCAGTGACACTTTtgaaaaaacaaggcagaaattcATTTGGGAATATGAAATTTGCTGGTGATCTTATACTGCTGTTTTCACTTCAGCATAGACCTTTGTGTATGGTTGTGTTGGATTTTCTAATGCAGGCTGGGGTAGAAACTAGAAGTGGCATGAACCCCTGCCCTGTTCTCCAGTGTGATTAATTATGGCTATCCTTTACTTCTTTGTAAGGAAGTGTAGTACCTCTGAGAACGCTGGCCTGTTTGACAGCCCTCAGCTGAAAAGCTCCTATGCCTGGAGGAAGGTAGTGTAGAATCCATACAGGCAACGTAGAGATTCTCTCTTTCTGCCAGGCCTCCAGCTTAAATAAACTACATTTTGGGTGCTACTTgcaaacagagcttttttttaaatggctgggCTAAGGGAGATGTCTTGTAGGGGGAGAAGGGATTTGCAACCGTTCCGATTTCAACAGAAACATAGCTGGGACTCACTCCTAGCTCTCTCTGTTGTCTACAAAGCAGCTCTGACACAACAGCTGCATATCCTTCCAGTCAACCTGGACCATGCTCAGAAGAGTAACACTATTTTCCACTATGTagtttctttactgttttcagaCCTTCAAACTCATTAGCATAAAGATTGTGGATTTTTCACCCATATATCAGTGGATCGTGGAGAAGAAAGAACCCCCCTTCCCAGAAGGGCATAGTTGGCACTAGTTGATTAGGAACTTTTTTCCTCCACATTCTTTATGAGTAATGGTGTATCAGCTACAATGGGGTTACTGGGTTAATGATTTTAGCTAGTGTGGCAAAACTTCTGATTTGAAGTTATCAAAGCAATTACATTTGAAAGATATTCACCCTTGAAAAGTGCTtccctcttcttgtgaggcaggGTTGTAAATGGGAGTAAAGCCTTGTCTGTGTGTGTTCAACTGTTTGAACAATGACAATCTTAATAAATCAGTGAAGTGCCCTAACAGTTTTTCAGTCGTGTTGATACAAAATACTTACACTGGCAAACTTATTCCAAATATGGGAAAGCATGAGTCCATCCACACCAAGGGCCACGGCAGCTAGGCATTAATTTgagggatgggagaaggcagCCACCTTACCCCAAGGAAGTTGTCTCAGGACAAAAACAGTGAGCACACCTAGCCCAACGAGGGTAAGAAAAGCCTTTCTTAATTTACTTTCAGAAACAGAACAGCGAGTCTGAAAATAAAGAACACCTGTATGCTGCTCATAGAGTGCACTATGGACTTCTAGGATATATTTCTTCTCTATTTCAGACATCCCTGTTCGGTGAAGGTACTTATCTTACCAGTGATCTGAGCCTGGCTCTCCTCTACAGCCCCCATGGGCTTGGTTGGCAGCGGAGTGTTTTGGGCTCTATCCTTAGCTGCGTAGCTGTTTGTGAGATCATTGACCACCCAGATGTAAAGTGTCAGGTGAAAAAGAAAGGTGAGCCTATTGCAATAATAGTAATTGCTACATACAGTTCATCTTTTGTTAGTATGTCTCATTTTGGCTTTGTGCATATATGCTGTCTCACAGTGCAGCATATGGAATGTATGTCCTTCAGCAGAAACTGGCTGGGGGCACCTTTTCTGATTGACCCCCCAGAAACATACAACAGCCTTCTTGACTGCGAAGCTTTTCTTAAGATAGTCAGTTCAAAGGTGGGAAATTAATTTGATTACTTCATTTGTTTTTACTAGTTTCAGTAATATGATGAAGCATGTTCCATAATACCTGGTCATGTCGTTTGTGGTTGCGAGACAGAAGCCTCACAAATGCATAAAAATGAGTTTTGTAAGATGGGAAACCTCTGCTTTGACTGCTTCCTGCTTGGAATGCTCAATCCCTCAATGTTGTTTCTCCTTCACTGTTAATACTAGCAGCTGTTCAAGCACTCTGAGATCCATCTCCTTTTTACCCTGGTCCAAAGCATACCATCCATACCGAGGATAACTAGGAGTGGTATAGCCTTAAGCAAACTTTCCAGTCTATTCTTGGATGCTAAGGGAGTTTGGGAAATACCAAGACTAGATCTTTGGTTATCTCATTCCCACTATTGTGGGTGGAtaggttttcttgttttgttttttttacactCAGA is a window of Dromaius novaehollandiae isolate bDroNov1 chromosome 10, bDroNov1.hap1, whole genome shotgun sequence DNA encoding:
- the PARP16 gene encoding protein mono-ADP-ribosyltransferase PARP16 isoform X2; this encodes MAPPGPAEAAARVREAAGRDPLAADLRCSLFAAALQSYKRDSALRPFPGRYASGDSKDFEALLADTNALPSLKELLESVPNTEKRTWDLFSWILSSKILVIQSTKKQEYEKIQELTGMSGAAVPAPDFLFEVVYCEQMDTKFAETRGERDLIYAFHGSRLENFHSILHNGLHCHLNKTSLFGEGTYLTSDLSLALLYSPHGLGWQRSVLGSILSCVAVCEIIDHPDVKCQVKKKDSEEIDRKRARVKNSEGGDVPQKYFVVTNNQLLRVKYLLVYSQKQHRRPSSQSSWFSTHRFAVMMMLYLLLLMVIGASNSPTFLYYWHRMFDSEG
- the PARP16 gene encoding protein mono-ADP-ribosyltransferase PARP16 isoform X1 — encoded protein: MAPPGPAEAAARVREAAGRDPLAADLRCSLFAAALQSYKRDSALRPFPGRYASGDSKDFEALLADTNALPSLKELLESVPNTEKRTWDLFSWILSSKILVIQSTKKQEYEKIQELTGMSGAAVPAPDFLFEVVYCEQMDTKFAETRGERDLIYAFHGSRLENFHSILHNGLHCHLNKTSLFGEGTYLTSDLSLALLYSPHGLGWQRSVLGSILSCVAVCEIIDHPDVKCQVKKKDLFSSHADSEEIDRKRARVKNSEGGDVPQKYFVVTNNQLLRVKYLLVYSQKQHRRPSSQSSWFSTHRFAVMMMLYLLLLMVIGASNSPTFLYYWHRMFDSEG